From a region of the Syngnathoides biaculeatus isolate LvHL_M chromosome 2, ASM1980259v1, whole genome shotgun sequence genome:
- the LOC133495356 gene encoding tumor protein D54-like codes for MNRPGLGGTSPTSFSSGAPGNGCAPAELSDMDKDNLRFELAKMEEEIHTLREVLLTKERDAADIRRQLGLGPLTNLKENLSKGWQEVQTSSPYLTASAVLDDINQSSVCVRTKEGLAHAGHVTSSALSNVGVAITRRLAQMRALPLPSPPRTLSHTVSVPSMRHSSTFKSFEEMVGGAKKRR; via the exons ATGAACCGACCAG GCTTGGGCGGGACTTCCCCCACGAGTTTCTCCTCCGGCGCGCCGGGAAACGGATGCGCCCCCGCGGAGCTGAGCGACATGGACAAGGACAATCTGAGGTTCGAACTTGCCAAG ATGGAAGAGGAAATTCATACCCTCAGGGAGGTTCTGCTGACCAAGGAGCGGGACGCTGCGGATATCAGGAGGCAACTGGGTCTGGGCCCTCTCACCAACCTCAAAGAGAACCTGTCCAAAGGCTGGCAGGAAGTGCAGACTTCTTCCCC GTACCTCACGGCCTCGGCGGTCCTGGACGACATCAACCAGTCCAGCGT ATGCGTGAGGACCAAGGAAGGTCTGGCCCATGCGGGTCACGTGACCTCCTCCGCGTTGTCCAACGTGGGCGTGGCCATCACCAGGAGGCTGGCCCAGATGAG AGCCCTGCCTCTCCCGAGCCCACCGCG CACGCTGAGCCACACCGTGAGCGTGCCATCCATGAG ACACTCCTCCACGTTCAAGTCTTTTGAGGAAATGGTGGGCGGTGCGAAG aagAGAAGATGA